A stretch of Palaemon carinicauda isolate YSFRI2023 chromosome 36, ASM3689809v2, whole genome shotgun sequence DNA encodes these proteins:
- the LOC137628420 gene encoding cuticle protein AMP2-like translates to MKSMIALLCLASMALAAPQTGTLTPDHYAKTIRDERVDQGDGNFNYVFAADNGIETEVVGAPGPEGAVTMRGYYVLPLESGGLARVEFVANEAGFQPQSDLLPTPHPLPEHVHELIRIAEEFERQGVKFNDQGERIN, encoded by the exons ATGATCGCCCTCTTGTGCCTGGCCTCTATGGCCCTCGCCGCTCCCCAGACTGGCACCCTGACGCCGGACCACTACGCCAAGACCATTCGCGACGAAAGAGTCGACCAAGGGGACGGCAACTTCAACTACGTCTTCGCCGCCGACAACGGCATTGAGACGGAAGTCGTAGGAGCCCCTGGACCCGAAGGAGCCGTCACTATGAGAGGATACTACGT ACTGCCCCTGGAATCAGGCGGACTCGCCCGCGTCGAGTTCGTGGCCAACGAAGCCGGCTTCCAGCCCCAGAGCGACCTCctgcccaccccccaccccctccccgaaCACGTCCACGAACTCATTCGCATCGCTGAAGAATTTGAACGCCAGGGAGTCAAGTTCAACGACCAAGGCGAACGCATTAACTAA
- the LOC137628421 gene encoding cuticle protein AMP2-like, producing MNSAIIAFFGILAVSLASAQTQDRVVALLRDDRVDQGDGNFNYAFAADNGLEMEVVGAPGAEGAVGMRGFYVLPLESGGVARVEFVADAAGFQPSSDILPTPHPLPEHVFELLEIAEEFRRQGVQFDNQGRRLN from the exons ATGAACTCA GCGATCATTGCCTTCTTCGGTATCCTGGCCGTGTCCCTGGCCTCTGCACAGACCCAGGACCGCGTCGTGGCCCTCCTTCGGGATGACAGAGTCGACCAGGGTGATGGTAACTTCAACTACGCCTTCGCCGCCGACAACGGCCTCGAGATGGAGGTGGTGGGCGCCCCTGGAGCCGAGGGTGCCGTCGGCATGAGAGGATTCTACGT ACTTCCCCTGGAAAGCGGAGGAGTGGCCCGAGTGGAATTCGTGGCCGATGCCgctggattccagccttccagcgATATCCTGCCAACGCCTCATCCCCTTCCAGAACACGTCTTCGAACTCTTGGAAATCGCCGAGGAATTCCGCCGACAGGGAGTTCAGTTCGACAACCAGGGACGTCGTCTCAACTAG